One Argentina anserina chromosome 6, drPotAnse1.1, whole genome shotgun sequence genomic window, GTTAAATTAAGTGGTGACATGCCAATTAAGGTTTACTAGCTCAACCTGATCGACCAAGGAAAAAACGAAGGGTTTACTAGCTCAAATTAAGTAGCTACGTACGTACTAGCTCCTCGCTAGCTAAAAGATTCCGGACGCAACGCCCTAATGAAAACGTACGTTTTGAACAAAAATGCATGGCGGGATCGATCTAGCTAGCTGACTTCAAAACCTGGCTGGAATATTCGCAGGGTTTcgggaaagaaaggagaggagGATGATAGAGGAGGAGGGATGTTGATGCTGCTGCCTACCTACAACATGTACTTACGTGTTTCTTTTCTAGCTAGTTTGAGCTTTACATATAACTAGGAAGTTTCTTTGAGCTTCTCATCATTGCTACAAGCTTCCACAAGCACAAGTCGAGTAGTCGATCAAATGCATGCTAAAAACTTTTACCGTAGACAAAGCTATAAATTCAATGAAATATCGAGATGCACTACCAGGAAATAACCTTCAAATGCTTTGTCTCTGATCATTGCTGGTAATGTGGCTAGCAATTTTATATATACGCAAGTTTCTGTTCGGTACAAatgtcgaaaaaaaaaacctagcgCAGCTGAGAGAAAACTTTGACAGTCACCTACCTTCCTGTCCGGCAGCTGAAAGACTTGTTTGTCCCCGGGTGCACGGGCGGATCTTATTACAAGCTTAGGGATGCTCAAGTATCCCCAAGTCAATtagaaagacaaaaaaaattgctattaatttttttttaattaggaCTAACATCCCTTACTCTCTCCCACACTCAATCCCTCCACCAACATTCATACATACACACACTCACACCCAATTTCCTCCCACACCAACATCTCTAATGTCACACGGaccaccaatttttttttatctcttgtgtcttcttctctcttctttttttctataaaattaaatctcTAACCCTAAAAACTAAAGCCTAATTCTTAAATTAGAGTGATTAACTTCGCGGCCTCCACTCTTCTAGTGAGCACTGGATGTCATGATTGAATTGGAGATTTTCCCATTTGGGATTTCTGGCTTTCTACGTTTGTTTTCCATCCACCCTCGATTACATATGTTTGGAGGTATTTTGATGCAGataatgtaaaaaaatcaGTTCAAAAGTGAATCACATAGTATTTTGAGTACattgtcaaatttttttttgtcttcgacCAAATTTCAAATCCTCCATAGATTACAATTCTAGATCAAGTATCCCCTAAACAGCCGTCCAAGATCCGCCACTGGCCGGGTGGGATTTTGTTGTTGTCGTTAAACCCTTCATTCGATTTTGATTGGGGAAATTTCGGCGACGGTGTGTGAAGTGAGGAGTGGGAGGGGCACCACGGCGCTTGGTGTGGTGGTTCTGTGGTCTTCGTGGTGTGGTGGTGATCAGATCTGGCAAGATCACAGTACCGAGTTTTGGCGCAAGCTCACTAGAGGTGCAGGGCTGTTGGCGGTCTGATGCGCTGGGTAGTATACTGATACGGCAGGCATGACACCACTGACGGCGGTGATTTCTCCCCTCCCCTTAGCTTGGGCTTGAATCCTTCATTTGGGCCTGGTCTGGGTTGAGGAAATTAGCCCATTTAGGACAATTATGTTTAAAGTTTTATATTATTCTATGTTTTTAGATGTTCGTCGTTTATTGTTCTTATTAAGAAGTGGGCTATGTCTTAGTTGTTGCACTCTTTATGTCATGTTTACTCTATTGATGCGGCGAGTTCTTTGCTTTGTCAAATGATCATAGCTTCTTAGTGGTAAGATGAAACTTAGTATCACTGGTATTTTCCAGTGGCAACATGGTAGGAAAGCTGATAGACATAGTAATTTATGGCTCTGCCTGAGCAGTACTGTCTTTCCATTGTGTCGCCAAATTTGTAAAGCAAATGGTGCACACCTTGCTAAAAAGTGATTGCTAGAATGTATAGGTTATCCTAACGCTGATATTATTTCAGGAAGTTCTTACAGTATGAGGTTTAGGCTCAATGTCCCTTTTTCTATTCtgcgattttattattaatgaATACATCGTGAGTGCAGCCAATAacccatttcaaaaaaaaaaaattctgttTGGTACGTACGTAATAAGCTTGTATGTTTTGGCATGCTGAATATCAAGAAATAAGAACGATGAGATAGAGAATGATATTCTTCCTCGATCATTTCTTATCAAAAAGATTATTTAAGTCTATACTACTATACAGTATACTATTACACTGATACGTGCAAGTTGCTTCAGAAGCTCTCTATCAGACCTTTGAAATAGTGAACATCTTGAGCAACTATCTTAAGCAACCCCTGTTGGCGAAACCCAAATTCATCAGCTGAATTATTGAGTAGTTCAACAATGCGAGGATGGTTGAGAAGCTTAATCGGCATCCATAGTTTTTCCATGCATTCATCTTCATCCCCTTGTTTCCCCAAAAGGACAGGGACATAACCTTTGCGAGTTACCTTATGACCTGATCTCTCCATACTCTCAGACTCTCAGCACTGCTGGTTATGAACTCAACATAGGCTGATGAACAAGAGCATGCAGCAGCTACTTCCCATTTTGATTTCCATGCCAACTCAATGTCTTGAACATGGATTGTCAGTTGCAATTTGCAGGCATCGTTTTCATCTTTTATTTATAGCAAGATGTTAAACACCAATGCAAATAATTAATAGTTCAAGTTTCTACATAATCCTTCTTCTTAAATCATTAAGAAATTACTTAATTAGTCAAACAGTTACGTCAGTAGCTCAGTAGAGAGTTTAATAATTCCGTGTTGATTGTAATGGAGGTTCTAATATTAAACTGCATGAATCTTGACaatgaaataatatatacTCCATCTTATCCATTATCATATAACATTAATATTGCTTGATCTAAGATTTGGGAGATCAGTCATAACTCATAAACTATATATTAGATCTTCGTATATCTACAGTATGGCGTGCATAGTCCATGCTTTGATGGAGACTACTGAATATTCCAGGGGTTTCTCCATGACTCCATGTTTCATGCCAGACTGCAAACTGCATTGAACAAGCTTTTTGTGAGTGACTGAATATGACGAATGCACAACAATGTATTGCTTGATTTAGCATAGTTAacaaaaccaataaaatttaAGGTCCGAGGTAGACGTAATCGATCACGTACTACCAAGACCCTTTCGTGTTGTACTCATATACCTGCAGCAAGCACCAATATATGTCATTAATTTTAGGCTACTAGTCTTTTAATCGCTACTCAATTTATTGGATGGAACTGTAGCCCTTATTCTATCTGTTTACGTTCAAATCCAATTCTTATGATCTAGACTTGCAGTTAATTAACTAAGTCGACAGGAAAATGTAATCGTAACATATATACATCCATTAGAAAAATCGTGACTGGGTTCAGATCAGATCACTCCCTTCAGTGGACAAAAGGGACTGATTTCTGTATACACAAACTTCAGATACTGAAATAGAACTAACAAATGAAACAGAAAGAATAGTCAAGACTCAACTGTTTAGGGGGCTGCCTACAGTACTGTTGCCCTCTAGTCACTACTCAACTTCGCATATCCTCCTGAATAATTAACATACTTCCGATACATGCTATGGAAAAGTTTAATAAACATTAAGGACAGCCCCCATTTAGGTTGAAACTACATATTTATAGCTTTACAAATTCATGAAAAATACATGTATATTTGTCGGGTGCAACGCACATATCAACCCGAAACCTCGCCTCCAAATATAAATACGTAGGTCCGCCACTGATTAGGCCCTTGTATAAGCAAATGCATTATCAGATATAGAAGCTAGAGGTCAGATGATGGAACCTCCCTTTTCATATCTAGGTTATTTTCATATAATCAGACTAGCTATTCAGCTTAAGCTAGCATAGCTCTCCAATTGTAATGAAATACAGAAATAATACTGTTTTAATGAAACACTAACTCGAAATAAGTCGCAGTCTTGATGATATACCGCAGGAAATAAAAGCTGTTAGTACCACTTATGTTGTTAGTATCACAGCAATGAAGCGATCGATAGATACAAGCAATTGGTCATAAATGGCCACCAACCAGACCCCCCTCTAACGCAAAGCAACGTTTCTCTATTTTCGGTGTTCTCATTCCTATGATGTCAGTGAAATTTGAACGTCTGACGTCCACAGGAGTTGTAAGTTCTTTTGACAGTGTTGTAATAAGTTCTAACGGGCCATAGCTCACCGCATCAAACAAAATTGCTTCCTAGTTTTAGAAGTCTTTTTCCCCATCAGTCTGGACTTGAGGGAATTGATCACACATTTTTATGTGTTTCAATGATCTGCAGCTGCATCCACTACATTTATGGCATCATAAATAGCCACAGAATCGCATAAGAAATGAAGAGGATGTGGCCATTGCAGACTTCCCCGGCCCATTCTTACTGTAATAAGTGTAATGGCTTTCATTCACTTTTTACTCCTCTCTTTTTCATCAAAATCCTATGATTGCAGAGATAAAGGGCTAAAGGCAATCAGTGAATTTACTTCACTGCAGAACCCATTTTGCATAAACCCTTTACCCCATAATGCCCAGTACCTAACAGCTTGGCATTTTCATTAAGAGCAGAACTGCCACCAAACTTTTTCAGTAAATATCCTACTTCcataatataaatacatacacTCAAGTTTGGGTCTTCTTTCTCAAGAAACCAGTTATTAGATTACGTGTCTATATCCATTTCCAGGGAAAATGGCAAAGTTCTTGGCTCCTTGGCTATTTTTGGTTCAAACTCTAGTAGTTGTTGCCAAATCCAGAGCTAAAGTTCCAGCAGTCATTGTGTTTGGAGATTCTTCTGTTGATTCAGGCAACAACAACTTCTATCCAACAATTGCCAGGAGCAACTTTGCACCTTATGGTAAAGATTTTCCAGGAGGCCAAGCCACAGGGCGGTTCTGTAACGGCAGAATTCCACCTGACATGATCTCTGAAGCACTAGGCCTCAAGCCAACCGTGCCTGCATACTTGGATCCAATGTATAAAATTTCAGATTTTGCTGTTGGAGTTTGCTTTGCTTCTGCAGGGACCGGCTTTGATAATGCCACTTCTGATGTTGCAGTAAGTCATCCGAATCAACTTGTCACTGTAATATCCTGAACTTGATTTCTTAGTTTATGTAAACTGTTATCAGTAGATTATATTTGTTCATAAAATCTTTAGGATTTTCTATCAAGGACACAACTGcactgtttttctttttgatactAGTAGCTTTGTTGTAGGGTGTGATTCCATTGTGGAAGGAAGTGGAGTACTACAAGGAGTACCAGAAAAAATTAAAAGCCTATCTTGGAGAAAGGAAGGCAAAGATAATACTTAGTGAGGCTTTGTACTTGATTAGCATAGGAACAAATGACTTTCTAGAAAACTATTACACATTCCCAACCCGACGGTCGCAGTTTACTGTAGAACAGTTTCAGGATTTCATCATAGGGCTTGCTGAAAATTTTGTGAAGACAATATATGCTTTGGGGGCGAGGAGGATGTCCCTAACAGGAGTCCCTCCAATGGGGTGTTTGCCACTGGAGAGAGCCACAAATATAATGGAAGATCATGCTTGTATGGAGGAATACAACAACGTTGGTTTGGAATATAATGGCAAGTTAAAGGGTTTGGTGGCAAAGCTGAACAGGGAGCTTCCTGGTATTGATGTGGTATTTGCAGATGCATATAACCTCTTGCTGCAACTCATAAAAAAGCCTTCTGTTTATGGTAAGTTTCAGCTTGAATGCACAAATGATTGGTTGTTTTGCcataaagtttcaatcttGACCTGATTTTCACTTCTTATATGTCTGCATTTATCAACTCTGTGTGTGGCTTTTTAATTCTTAGTTCCATTAAAGATATTTAGGTTTCTTTTGGTGACAGGATTTGAGGAAGCACAAACAGGGTGCTGTGGCACAGGGAGATTTGAGATGAGTTTCCTATGTGATTCACATAGTCCATTCACATGCCAAGATGCAAATAAGTATGTGTTCTGGGATGCCTTTCATCCTTCAGAGAAAACCAATCAATTGATCACAGATCATCTACTCAAAACTTCGTTAGCCAAATTTATCTGATCTTGTGTACATGTAATGTGCAACATTGTGTCACTATAGTGGGATTGTCTCCCATAGAtgaagcaaaagaacaagattTCAgtataaattattatatggaCTTTATTTATCTTTGAAATTGTTTACATACATGACCTGAACCAGTAACAAGTTCATCAAGAACAGACTTTATACTTTCATAGAGTTGAATGCAGGTCATTGTATACAATTCAATAGCCGCCAACCGTGCAGCTTGTGATACACAATACGGCACTTGCATATACACCAACCTTAAAAGAGTAAAACTTTACAAACTTACAACCAACCTGGCTTCCGCAACTATCTCCATCGTACAGCAATAAAGCTCAATGATCACACAGCTGCGGCTCTGCAATCTGCCTGGCTTCCAGAGTCTTCTCGTACTCTTCAATAGACTTGAAGAGCTCCGAAAAGTTACCCTTCCCGAACCCCCCACATCCACCCTTCTGGTAAACCTTCCCTTCCTCATTCTTCATCATGCACCCAACTCGCTGTATGATCTCAATGAATATCGTCGGCCTACCGATCAAAACAATGTGATTACGTAAATACCTCTATTCCTTTTCCAACATATATAAACAGGTATGATCACATGAACAAGTAGGTAAAATGGCCCCAAAACTAGTTATGAGTTATGACACACCAAATGGACCCAATTTCAGTTCAGCAAGCATACATAGCTATCATCATCTTTATTGTCCTAAAAATCATAACTTCAACAAAGAAATGTAGTGAAGAAATAGCACACACCTATCTCCAACTGGCTTAGTGAAAATCTGAAGGAAAGTCCCCTGATCATCTCTATCAACTAAAATCCCCAATTCCTCACACTCCTTAATCTGCTCATCACTCAACACATCGCCGACTCTATTATTCAAATTCCGGTAATGcgtcggcggcggcggcggcgccgGCATGGCATGAAGTCGAAACCTCCGATGCCGCTACGCTGCCTCATCTCCCTCAGCGTTCTGAATATGTCTTCGCTGACTAAAGCAAGGTGCTGGACTCCGGCGCCTTCGTTGTGCTCGAGGTACGTCTGAATCTGGCTCTTCCGTTTGGTCCCGTACACCGGCTCGTTCATCGGAAGCAGCACCGTCTCGTCGTTGCAGGCCAGGACAACGGAGTTGAGTCCGCTCTCGCTGGTCCCGACGTCCTCCGCCGTGAACTCGGCGAACTCGTGGAAGCCGGTGAAGCGTTTCACGTAGGCCACGGCGGTGGAGAGGTCGTGGACGTTGCCGACGGCGTGGTCGAGGCGGCGGAGGCCGAAGTCGAGCGGGAAAGACGACGGCACGGGCTCGAACCCGGGGAGGAACCAGAGGTCCGGGTTCGGGTCGGAGACGTGGGTCGGGTCTTTGTAGCTGACGTAGCGGAGGACGACGTCGCCGTAGAGGCCGACCTCGGCGACGGCGACGCGGCCGTCGAGGAGGACCGGCGGGGAGGCGGGGGTGGCGCCGTGGGAGACGCTGGAGTGGAAGGCGAGGTCGGCGTCGGAGACTTGGATGGCGACGGCGCGGACGGCGAGGCCGTGTTTGGCGGAGAAGGAGCGGGAGGCGGAGTGGTGGAAGGAggggagggaggcggaggAAGTGGGGTCGGAGAGAGTAGGGGAGTAAGGGGCGGTGAAGAGGAAGGAGAGGTCGGAGGAGCGGAGGAGATAGGAGGCGTGGGAGTGGTTGCCGGTGGAGAGGTCGGACTTGGCGACTAAGGGCATGCCGAGGCCCCAGGAGAAGCGGAGGGCGGCGTTGGTGGCGTCGGTGCACCAGAACTCGATGTGGTGGAAGCGGAGGACGGTGAAGCGGTCGGAGCGGGGGTTGGACCGGACGAAGTTGGAGAATCCGACGAGCTCGAACTGGGTCTCGCTTTGGTGGCCCATTTCTGGTTCTGCTGATGATCAGGTCCGTGACGACTACTGTGAGGAGGGATATAGAAGACTGACTGACAGTGGACTTTTTTGGGGTTTGGAGTGAAGTGTGAGGTGGCGATACGTGTCCAGGGGTGGAGTTTAATTGTGAATAAGACGCGTGGCGGGGTGTGGTTGGTGGTGAGGAAGGGGGTTGAGTGACGGAAGTCCCGGACTGGAGTTTTATCTGCGAAGCGGTGCCGTTTTGGGCTTTGACAGGCTGCGTTTAAATCCACAAAGGGTTAAATAGTCTTTGTGACAACGTACTGGACCGTATTCCTTCGTTGTAAGCTTGAACCAGACATTTTCCGGCGCGTTTCCTTTGGTGCAGAATAATATACTCTCAACAACTGATCGGATATGTGCCCAATGTTCCCACATTTTAGTCGAATACAAATCAGTGTGTCAGAGAAAAGACAATTGTGTCCCTAAATATTTTGTCACCAATGGTCTTTGTTGGACGAGCGTCCTATGCGGGAGGAGAAAACAcactgaatttgagactttgggTTTGAATTTGGCGAGGAAAGGGATAGAAGATGATGCCAAAATGGGGAGAAAGAACAAACACTCGTGGAAACATTAATgtattcttaaaaacaaaagacTAATTCATTAACCTATTAATAGTAAAATTAATGTCATTCACAGTCCAGTTTGAGAGTTCCGTAAATCCTCATACAAATCAATGtctcaattaatttttttaaattataagATCGATCACCACAAGTTTAAGTATACTTTTTTGATAGAGAGAGCATGAAGGCGACTCCGAACTTCTTATAGCATCTTTGGCAACCTAGGGTTTCACTTGATGGTGCCAACTATCGACATTCCCTCGTGATGCGAATGGCATAGGGGCGCCGCAGGTCAGGTGTGCCGCTTGTGAGTGGCGAAGAGGTTATGTTTCGATGAGTCTAGGAATCAATTTTGTGGGCTTGCAGGTAAGCGGGTTGCAGGTCTAAAAGGCATCCTTTTGGAGTTTGCACAAAATTAACAAGTCATTTTTTGATCGAGGTATGTGTTCCACATTGATTTCGCCCAACATATACCTTGCTAATATCACtggttactttttttttttaacatgtAATCGAAGGTTCATTTGCTTTAGTAGGATCTAGCGTTTTGCTTACATGTACGTATCACGACTCATTAGCGACTATATTAGAGTTTTCTTATTGAACCACGCGTgataataaatttaatttaaaactaataaaaataataaatctgatataatttattatatttcGATATATCTCCGCTCTTATTTTATAAAACCACTATTTAAATTATTGTCTCCACCTGAAAACAACAACacaacaacaaataaaatcaaaagaaacgAATTTAGCTTCTTCTTCGTCTCTAGGACACTGTACTGTTGCAGACATGCACTCTCTATACTCTTAAACCCCATCATCCACCTCTCCCCTAAACCCAGAACCCATTCCTCTACATTCCATTCTCACACCGCACCATTATCCCCGACGCCCCTCTCAATCTCACACCAGCCTCAACTCGAAACGCACATCGATCAAGTGACTGAGAAATGGCCTCACAGAAACAAGAGCCCACCGGAAGACAACTAAGCAAGGGAAAGTGGTCAGCCCAAGAAGATGAGAAACTAACCGAGGCTGTTGCAGCTCATGGTGCCAAGAAATGGACCTCAATAGCGTCTAAAGCAGGTCTGTCTGGTATGCATGTATGTAACCCAATATGATTCATCACATTGTGTACTGACTGATGTGGAGAATAATGGGTTTTCGGTGTAGGGCTTGTTGGGTTTTcagcccatgtgtttttcctaagatggtttcttagagtatggtgttccGGTAAGGATAGTGAATCCTTATTAATGATGGTTTACTTATAGAAGGAGGAGGCTTTATagcctaccactattaggaataggattcctatttggtgaggaaatatgtttgtccttatggctatataaggaggggttatgctctaggtttaggcatcaTAGAGACAAATAGCATAGTGTGTTCCATTAtcggttagagggtgagagagggcaaagaggagaaagataggaagagaagagagtcCTTGTcttcttagtctttcttgtgtacccattattaatatagtggaagtgtgtttctgtccggtggatgtaggcaaagctatttgctgaaccaccttaaatctgtgttcttgtgttcttttctttgtggttgtttctcttggtttgctgtgcttgttctgtttctctgactaacttgttgaccgattaactacaagtggtatcagagcctggTTGAAGGTTGGGTTCGGCTGAATCGGTATTGTCAGAATGTATGATGATGTGAAAGGCACAATGATCAAACTCACCCACAAGAATTGGGTGACGTGGAAGCCAAGAATGGAGGATATCATGTATTGTAGGGATATGCATGAGGCCATAGAGGGTGTGGCTGCAAGACCAAccaatatggatgatgaaagGTGACAAGAGAAGAGCCACATGAAGCGGATGTGTCGAAAgtggaaacaaaacaaaaagaaaagcaagTACCAAGATGAAGATAACGGTTATTCTGCTTGTGTTTCGGATGAGCTTCTTACTTTACAAGAATGTCTATATGTGGGTGACAATGGTCATGATTGGTTCGTGGATACGGGTGCAAGTTGTTATGTTAGTTCCAACTTGGAACTCTTTTCTACATACAAGGCAGGTGGCTTTGAGATGTTAAAGATGGGCAATTCAAGCTACTCCAAGATTTCGGGAATAGGAGATATTTGCATCGAGACTAATCTAGGTTACCATATGACATTAAAGGATGTGAGGCACGTTCCGGATCTACGTGTCAACATACTGTCTGCAAGTGCTCTTGACAGGCAAGGTTTCTACCAGTTTATTGGTGATGGGAAGTGGAAGCTGACGAATCGATCGTTGGACGTTGCTAGTGGAGAGTTTTGTCGTTCCTTGTACAAGACACATAGCTTGGTGTATAAAGATGACTTGAGTACAATGGGTGATACTTCTTCGGACATACGGCGTCATGGTGACGGCCATATAAGGAAGAAAGGCGTTCTGGAAAAGTGGTCCCAAATGTCCTTTTCCAATGGGTTTTCTGACCAGGGTGAAGATGGTCAAGAGTTGTTCCACCAACAGGGACATGGTGATGAGTTATTCGATCAGGGGGAGCTGCATGCTCCAACCACATAGTTCTGCATCAAGTCAGCTCGGGCGGACTCTCAGTGATGGAGTCGCGCCGGTGTACCTCCCTCATGCTCTGGAGGGGGAGATTGTTGGGTTTTcagcccatgtgtttttcctaagatggtttcttagagtatggtgttccggtaaggataaggaatccttattgatgatggtttacttgtagaaggaggaggttttatagcctaccactattaggaataaGATTCCTATTTGGTAAGGAAATATGTTTGTCTttatggctatataaggaggggttatgctctaggtttaggcatcacagagacaaagagcatagtgtgttccattatcggttagagggtgagagagggcagagaggagaaagataggaagagaagagagtcCTTATcttcttagtctttcttgtgtacccattattaatatagtggaagtgtgtttctgtccggtggatgtaggcaaagctatttgctgaaccaccttaaatctgtgttcttgtgttcttttctttgtggttgtttctcttggtttgctgtgcttgttctgtttctctgactaacttgttgaccgattaactacaagtggtatcagagcctggTTGAAGGTTGGGTTCGGCTGAATCGGTATTGTCAGAATGTATGATGATGTGAAAGGCACAATGATCAAACTCACCCACAAGAATTGGGTGACGTGGAAGCCAAGAATGGAGGATATCATGTATTGTAGGGATATGCATGAGGCCATAGAGGGTGTGGCTGCAAGACCAAccaatatggatgatgaaagGTGACAAGAGAAGAGCCACATGAAGCGGATGTGTCGAAAgtggaaacaaaacaaaaagaaaagcaagTACCAAGATGAAGATAACGGTTATTCTGCTTGTGTTTCGGATGAGCTTCTTACTTTACAAGAATGTCTATATGTGGGTGACAATGGTCATGATTGGTTCGTGGATACGGGTGCAAGTTGTTATGTTAGTTCCAACTTGGAACTCTTTTCTACATACAAGGCAGGTGGCTTTGAGATGTTAAAGATGGGCAATTCAAGCTACTCCAAGATTTCGGGAATAGGAGATATTTGCATCGAGACTAATCTAGGTTACCATATGACATTAAAGGATGTGAGGCACGTTCCGGATCTACGTGTCAACATACTGTCTGCAAGTGCTCTTGACAGGCAAGGTTTCTACCAGTTTATTGGTGATGGGAAGTGGAAGCTGACGAATCGATCGTTGGACGTTGCTAGTGGAGAGTTTTGTCGTTCCTTGTACAAGACACATAGCTTGGTGTATAAAGATGACTTGAGTACAATGGGTGATACTTCTTCGGACATACGGCGTCATGGTGACGGCCATATAAGGAAGAAAGGCGTTCTGGAAAAGTGGTCCCAAATGTCCTTTTCCAATGGGTTTTCTGACCAGGGTGAAGATGGTCAAGAGTTGTTCCACCAACAGGGACATGGTGATGAGTTATTCGATCAGGGGGAGCTGCATG contains:
- the LOC126799578 gene encoding GDSL esterase/lipase At2g42990; protein product: MAKFLAPWLFLVQTLVVVAKSRAKVPAVIVFGDSSVDSGNNNFYPTIARSNFAPYGKDFPGGQATGRFCNGRIPPDMISEALGLKPTVPAYLDPMYKISDFAVGVCFASAGTGFDNATSDVAGVIPLWKEVEYYKEYQKKLKAYLGERKAKIILSEALYLISIGTNDFLENYYTFPTRRSQFTVEQFQDFIIGLAENFVKTIYALGARRMSLTGVPPMGCLPLERATNIMEDHACMEEYNNVGLEYNGKLKGLVAKLNRELPGIDVVFADAYNLLLQLIKKPSVYGFEEAQTGCCGTGRFEMSFLCDSHSPFTCQDANKYVFWDAFHPSEKTNQLITDHLLKTSLAKFI
- the LOC126798751 gene encoding LOW QUALITY PROTEIN: 4-hydroxyphenylpyruvate dioxygenase (The sequence of the model RefSeq protein was modified relative to this genomic sequence to represent the inferred CDS: deleted 2 bases in 1 codon), producing the protein MGHQSETQFELVGFSNFVRSNPRSDRFTVLRFHHIEFWCTDATNAALRFSWGLGMPLVAKSDLSTGNHSHASYLLRSSDLSFLFTAPYSPTLSDPTSSASLPSFHHSASRSFSAKHGLAVRAVAIQVSDADLAFHSSVSHGATPASPPVLLDGRVAVAEVGLYGDVVLRYVSYKDPTHVSDPNPDLWFLPGFEPVPSSFPLDFGLRRLDHAVGNVHDLSTAVAYVKRFTGFHEFAEFTAEDVGTSESGLNSVVLACNDETVLLPMNEPVYGTKRKSQIQTYLEHNEGAGVQHLALVSEDIFRTLREMRQRSGIGGFDFMPCRPPPPPTHYRNLNNRVGDVLSDEQIKECEELGILVDRDDQGTFLQIFTKPVGDRPTIFIEIIQRVGCMMKNEEGKVYQKGGCGGFGKGNFSELFKSIEEYEKTLEARQIAEPQLCDH